The following are encoded together in the Trichocoleus sp. FACHB-46 genome:
- a CDS encoding AAA family ATPase, with protein MVKIISLFNQSGGVGKTTLTMNLGYQLAQRGHRVLLVDMDPQASLTNFMGVEAYKLSKTIYHAIVHDEELPIHTNLHGLDLAPTNIQLSGAEMELVLAEFREVRLKDALEPVQDRYDFILIDCPPSLAILSYISLVASTHVLVPIQTHYKSLIGCDMLLDTVARVRQRANRKLKIAGFIPTMHEGQTVQGKTSLSTVQNQLSSVATVFPPIPRAIAFADAAQLHEPLALSFPKHPVVDILNQITDALEAV; from the coding sequence GTGGTAAAAATCATTTCCCTCTTCAACCAGTCGGGAGGCGTTGGCAAAACCACCCTCACTATGAACCTGGGTTACCAGCTAGCCCAGCGGGGCCATCGCGTTCTACTAGTAGATATGGACCCTCAAGCATCCCTCACCAATTTCATGGGGGTAGAAGCCTATAAACTTTCTAAAACCATTTACCACGCGATCGTTCACGATGAAGAGCTACCCATCCACACTAACCTGCATGGCTTAGATCTAGCTCCTACCAACATCCAACTAAGCGGTGCAGAAATGGAACTGGTCCTAGCGGAGTTCCGTGAAGTTCGCCTCAAAGATGCCTTGGAGCCAGTGCAAGACCGTTACGATTTCATTTTGATCGATTGCCCGCCCAGCTTAGCGATCCTCAGCTACATCAGCTTGGTGGCCTCAACCCATGTCTTAGTTCCTATCCAGACGCACTACAAAAGTCTGATTGGTTGCGACATGCTGCTTGATACGGTGGCTCGTGTCCGCCAACGAGCCAACCGCAAGCTCAAAATTGCAGGCTTTATTCCCACTATGCACGAAGGACAAACGGTTCAAGGCAAGACTAGCTTGAGTACTGTGCAGAATCAGTTGTCAAGCGTAGCAACCGTTTTCCCTCCCATTCCAAGGGCGATCGCCTTTGCAGATGCCGCTCAACTGCATGAACCCTTAGCACTCAGTTTCCCCAAACATCCAGTGGTCGATATCCTCAACCAAATTACCGACGCATTAGAGGCTGTGTAA
- a CDS encoding ParB/RepB/Spo0J family partition protein yields the protein MARRKPLPEYQLNNVRLLDELPTQAGQSVAIDRIQLPQKQPRRYFDPDKMQQLVQSVQEHGILEPLLVRPLRNDKYELVAGERRLKAAQTVGLAEVPIVSKELSDREALQIALMENLQREDLNPVEETEAILELLAIAIEGDTTNVMSILNRANHAKNREQELEENVFLQFKTIQTVLSGIGRFTPESFRTSRLPLLNLPADILQALRQGKLEYTKARAIARIQDEQKRQEILEEAIAQNLSLAQIKERVASLKTASAESTSSTQHSLKSVLDNAYRLSKRSKVWNNSKKQKRLEKLLTELENLFSEAD from the coding sequence ATGGCACGACGAAAACCGCTTCCTGAGTACCAACTGAACAACGTGCGCCTCCTAGACGAGTTACCAACTCAAGCGGGCCAATCCGTCGCGATTGACAGGATTCAGTTGCCCCAAAAGCAACCTCGCCGCTACTTCGACCCTGACAAAATGCAGCAGTTGGTTCAGTCCGTCCAGGAGCATGGAATTCTAGAACCTCTGCTGGTGCGTCCTCTGCGTAATGATAAATACGAATTGGTAGCTGGGGAACGACGGCTCAAAGCCGCCCAAACAGTTGGACTAGCAGAAGTCCCCATTGTCAGTAAAGAGCTAAGTGACAGGGAAGCCCTCCAAATCGCCTTGATGGAAAACCTTCAAAGGGAAGACCTGAACCCAGTTGAAGAAACTGAAGCCATTCTAGAACTGTTAGCGATCGCGATTGAAGGAGACACAACCAATGTAATGTCCATTCTTAACCGTGCCAACCACGCTAAAAATCGAGAGCAAGAACTGGAGGAAAACGTTTTCCTCCAATTCAAAACCATCCAAACAGTCCTCTCTGGTATCGGACGCTTCACTCCTGAATCCTTCCGCACTAGCCGTCTTCCGCTCCTCAACCTACCCGCTGATATTCTGCAAGCTCTCCGCCAAGGAAAGCTTGAATATACAAAGGCCAGAGCGATCGCTCGCATCCAAGATGAACAGAAACGGCAGGAGATTTTAGAGGAGGCGATCGCTCAAAACCTCTCTTTGGCACAAATCAAGGAACGAGTTGCAAGTCTTAAAACTGCCAGCGCTGAATCAACCAGCTCTACCCAGCACTCACTCAAAAGTGTCTTAGATAATGCTTATCGTTTGTCAAAGCGCTCTAAGGTTTGGAATAATTCTAAAAAGCAAAAGCGTCTTGAGAAGTTACTAACCGAACTAGAAAACCTTTTCTCTGAAGCTGACTAA
- a CDS encoding Uma2 family endonuclease codes for MIASPESRYSTPEEYLEWEAQQPLRYEYVGSEVFAMTGGTVAHNTIALNLAAALRGHVRGGPCRVFMADVKVQAQAQGPFYYPDVMVSCDERDRSAVRLIQYPSLIVEVLSPSTEAYDRGGKFAQYRRISTLREYVLINAETAEVECFRLNAAGKWELNPYGEGEEVYLESLDFSCPIALIYEDVAFTPPA; via the coding sequence ATGATTGCTAGCCCAGAGTCCCGGTATTCTACCCCAGAAGAGTATTTAGAGTGGGAGGCACAACAGCCACTCCGGTATGAGTATGTGGGTAGCGAAGTGTTTGCCATGACTGGGGGGACGGTGGCGCACAACACGATCGCGCTGAATTTGGCTGCGGCGTTGCGGGGACATGTGCGGGGTGGGCCTTGTCGGGTGTTTATGGCCGATGTGAAGGTGCAGGCTCAAGCTCAGGGGCCGTTTTATTACCCGGATGTGATGGTGAGTTGTGATGAGCGCGATCGCTCGGCGGTGCGGTTGATTCAGTACCCGTCGCTAATTGTGGAGGTGTTGTCACCAAGTACGGAGGCGTATGACCGAGGGGGCAAGTTTGCTCAGTATCGCCGGATCTCAACGCTGCGAGAGTATGTGCTGATCAATGCGGAAACGGCAGAGGTGGAGTGTTTCCGGTTGAATGCAGCGGGCAAGTGGGAGTTGAACCCCTACGGTGAGGGGGAGGAGGTCTATCTAGAAAGCCTCGATTTCTCCTGCCCGATCGCGCTGATTTATGAGGATGTAGCGTTCACACCTCCAGCTTGA
- a CDS encoding AIM24 family protein: MTALWYYKQIDQEVGPLSPNDLVQAVAQGLIAPETEVRQELGEWMPASKVSGLFERATRTNQSVAIANGAAGLKPSLASQNSGDVIEVLDSAVHGGFKVEVLGYRSLSGSHDPSTAQTVFFANQAGLKLKQVKVTLQNHEVQIEAGALHYMHGRLEMDNKAGGVAGLGKAMLNKMLTNEAAFKPRYRGTGELYLEPSFGHFLIYQLRNEELIADKGLFFCAEGSLEVGVAMQKNLSSAFLGGEGLFQTRVKGNGICVFELPVPANEVRCVQLNNETLKVDGNFALMRTGNIEFTVEKSTKSLFGTFTSGEGLLQTFRGTGKVWLAPTQGIYQRIQLGGMSSLSVTQKSSNTTT; the protein is encoded by the coding sequence ATGACAGCCTTGTGGTATTACAAGCAGATAGATCAAGAAGTTGGTCCGCTCTCCCCTAACGACCTGGTGCAAGCAGTTGCTCAGGGTCTCATTGCGCCAGAAACGGAGGTACGCCAGGAACTAGGAGAGTGGATGCCTGCTTCGAAAGTAAGTGGATTGTTTGAAAGGGCAACCCGTACAAACCAGTCAGTCGCTATAGCTAACGGAGCAGCTGGACTAAAGCCTTCATTAGCTTCTCAGAACTCAGGTGATGTCATTGAAGTTCTTGATTCTGCTGTGCATGGGGGTTTTAAGGTAGAAGTCTTGGGCTACCGTAGTTTGTCAGGGTCTCACGACCCCTCTACCGCACAAACAGTTTTCTTTGCAAACCAAGCTGGGCTAAAGCTTAAGCAAGTGAAAGTTACGCTTCAGAATCATGAGGTGCAAATCGAAGCTGGGGCCTTGCACTACATGCATGGTCGTTTGGAGATGGACAACAAGGCTGGGGGAGTAGCTGGCCTAGGGAAAGCGATGCTCAACAAAATGTTGACGAATGAGGCAGCGTTTAAGCCGCGTTATCGAGGAACAGGCGAGCTTTACCTAGAACCATCGTTTGGCCATTTTCTGATTTACCAACTTCGTAATGAGGAGTTAATTGCCGATAAAGGGTTATTTTTCTGTGCCGAAGGATCGCTGGAAGTTGGGGTTGCAATGCAGAAAAATCTCTCATCAGCGTTCTTGGGTGGTGAGGGATTATTTCAAACGAGGGTGAAAGGCAATGGTATTTGTGTATTTGAATTGCCTGTGCCTGCTAATGAGGTCCGCTGCGTTCAACTGAACAATGAGACACTGAAGGTGGATGGCAATTTTGCCTTGATGCGGACGGGCAACATCGAATTTACAGTAGAAAAGTCAACGAAGAGCCTGTTTGGAACGTTCACAAGTGGAGAAGGCTTGCTGCAAACCTTTCGAGGAACAGGCAAAGTTTGGCTGGCTCCAACTCAAGGGATTTATCAGAGAATCCAGTTGGGCGGCATGAGCAGTTTGAGTGTGACTCAAAAATCCTCAAATACGACAACTTAA
- a CDS encoding tetratricopeptide repeat-containing serine protease family protein, with protein MMNLKLPRFNLIVQLMTGVLTTAVILSNVTTAFAKSTQEIVELAKPVTVQINGDFDDSTGIIIAKKENRYLVLTTSHGLEKSPKHTIHTHNGKTYPMTVVYNFRQSQNPLDLALVEFTSSDLYPVATLGDSNQSQVSDPVYAYGYPDIGGQESSSRSAQFTGGSMTSRTGIENSFLHTAATWGGMSGGAMFDTDGRVIGVIQANLRGLTQGIGPEVEGGSTPFNQAIAINAFTSAMPLSAPATLSAQDLIVDRSIPVIRRTKAHGFFVQGMSAYSQGDALSAINSFSQSLQSDPKYADAYFGRALAYAKFGNYTNAIEDWSSVVRLEPKYIKAYFNRGLIRYRTRDFANAIADYTQAIKIDSSDPLLFVSRGVAYYKANDGKQAISDFSEAVKLDPKYAEAFYRRGEVHSELQDKRAIDDYTRAIQLKPDYASAYFGRGYARCSLTRDRSGALSDFQTAVNFYQAQGKISEHQQALDNLNRLQRQPRLCNAQ; from the coding sequence ATGATGAACCTAAAGCTTCCTCGGTTTAATCTCATAGTTCAGCTAATGACTGGAGTGTTAACTACGGCTGTCATTCTGAGTAACGTCACAACTGCTTTTGCAAAATCGACACAAGAGATTGTAGAACTTGCTAAACCAGTCACTGTTCAAATTAATGGAGACTTTGATGACAGTACTGGCATCATCATTGCCAAAAAGGAAAACCGATATCTTGTCTTGACCACAAGTCACGGACTAGAGAAATCACCGAAACATACGATTCACACCCATAACGGTAAGACCTACCCAATGACCGTGGTATACAATTTTCGCCAGAGCCAGAATCCTCTGGATCTGGCGCTCGTCGAATTTACTAGCTCCGATCTCTATCCTGTAGCAACATTGGGAGATTCAAACCAGTCCCAAGTCAGTGATCCGGTCTATGCGTATGGCTACCCTGATATTGGCGGACAAGAGTCCAGCAGCCGTAGCGCCCAATTTACTGGCGGCAGTATGACGAGCCGCACGGGTATTGAAAATTCCTTCTTGCACACGGCAGCAACCTGGGGTGGCATGAGCGGTGGCGCAATGTTTGATACGGATGGTCGCGTGATTGGGGTGATTCAAGCCAACCTGCGCGGATTGACCCAAGGAATTGGCCCAGAGGTTGAGGGCGGTTCGACTCCGTTTAATCAGGCGATTGCCATCAATGCTTTTACATCTGCCATGCCGCTGTCTGCTCCCGCCACACTAAGCGCCCAGGATCTAATCGTTGACCGCTCCATCCCTGTCATCCGGCGAACGAAAGCTCATGGGTTCTTTGTGCAGGGTATGAGCGCCTATAGTCAGGGAGATGCGCTGAGCGCCATTAATTCCTTCAGTCAATCGCTGCAGTCTGATCCAAAGTATGCCGATGCTTATTTTGGTCGAGCGCTAGCTTATGCCAAATTTGGCAACTACACAAACGCGATCGAGGACTGGAGTTCGGTGGTACGCCTCGAACCGAAGTATATAAAGGCCTACTTCAATCGAGGGCTGATTCGCTACCGCACCCGTGATTTTGCCAACGCGATCGCAGATTACACTCAAGCCATCAAAATTGACTCCAGTGACCCACTCCTCTTTGTCAGTCGGGGAGTTGCCTATTACAAAGCCAACGACGGAAAGCAAGCGATTTCAGACTTTAGTGAGGCAGTCAAGCTAGACCCGAAGTATGCAGAAGCCTTCTATCGACGGGGAGAGGTGCACTCTGAGTTGCAAGACAAACGAGCGATCGACGATTACACACGAGCGATTCAGCTTAAACCGGACTATGCCAGTGCTTATTTTGGTCGAGGCTATGCCCGCTGCAGTTTAACTCGCGATCGCTCAGGCGCACTATCAGATTTCCAAACTGCTGTTAACTTCTATCAGGCTCAGGGAAAGATTTCCGAGCATCAGCAGGCGTTAGATAATCTCAATCGGCTACAGCGCCAGCCCAGATTATGCAACGCTCAGTAA
- a CDS encoding IS66 family transposase → MTDAVEFVQDQMSQRKPSSPISREEIRAIYAQGEIIALVEGLLERISQLEARLDQLENQQKQDSRNSSKPPSGDGLGKRTKRLRSRGERSSGGQPEHPGRTLEWSEQVDEVIVHPVLQCEACGASLSEIEVESWLLRQVHDLPPLRCVVREHQAEEKRCPCCTKLNQAVFPANVNSVVQYGSGIKSLMVYLMVGQLLPSMRVCDLLREVVGLEVSEGTLYNTYTHCHESLETIELHLKRAIQQAEVGHFDETGIRVNGQLMWLHVACTAALTYYFIHPKRRQVAMDAMDILPHFSSIGFHDNCSSYAHYACQHGWCNAHHLRELLFVVERYGQSWANEMMTFLVEIKTQVETAKAAGFSALSAIQLKEFEQRYQQLLKQGFQDNPMPPTVLEKPKSRGRPKQNPPRNLLNRLSNQSAVLAFMYDFRVPFDNNQAERDVCMMKLRQKISGGFRSLEGARLFYRIRGYRSTLRKQGIEVLDALKQLFEGNPIFPSLQPE, encoded by the coding sequence TTGACCGATGCGGTTGAATTTGTGCAAGACCAAATGAGCCAACGCAAGCCTTCAAGCCCCATTAGCCGAGAGGAAATTCGGGCGATTTACGCTCAAGGTGAGATCATCGCCTTAGTCGAGGGGTTGCTGGAGCGCATTAGTCAGTTGGAAGCACGCCTAGATCAGTTAGAGAATCAACAAAAGCAGGATAGTCGCAATAGTAGCAAGCCGCCATCTGGTGACGGGTTGGGTAAACGCACGAAAAGACTTCGGAGCAGGGGGGAGCGTTCCAGTGGCGGACAACCTGAACATCCGGGCCGCACCTTGGAATGGAGCGAGCAGGTGGATGAGGTGATAGTCCACCCAGTTTTGCAATGTGAGGCGTGTGGAGCCTCGTTGAGTGAGATTGAAGTTGAGAGCTGGTTGCTGCGTCAGGTGCATGATTTGCCGCCGCTGCGATGTGTGGTGAGAGAACATCAAGCCGAGGAGAAGCGGTGTCCTTGCTGTACAAAGCTGAATCAAGCAGTGTTTCCTGCCAATGTTAACAGCGTGGTGCAGTATGGTAGCGGTATCAAAAGCTTGATGGTGTACCTGATGGTGGGACAGTTATTGCCCTCAATGCGGGTGTGCGACTTGTTGCGAGAAGTTGTGGGGTTGGAGGTGTCAGAGGGGACGCTTTACAACACCTACACCCACTGTCATGAATCGCTGGAGACAATCGAGCTTCATCTCAAGCGTGCCATCCAACAAGCCGAGGTCGGGCATTTTGACGAGACAGGGATACGGGTTAACGGTCAATTGATGTGGCTGCATGTTGCGTGTACAGCCGCATTGACCTACTACTTCATCCACCCAAAGCGCAGACAAGTAGCGATGGATGCGATGGACATCCTGCCTCACTTTAGCAGCATAGGCTTTCACGATAACTGCTCAAGCTATGCCCATTACGCCTGTCAGCATGGGTGGTGCAATGCCCATCATCTGCGGGAACTGCTGTTTGTCGTAGAACGCTACGGGCAGTCTTGGGCAAACGAGATGATGACATTCCTGGTGGAAATTAAAACTCAGGTCGAGACCGCTAAAGCAGCTGGGTTCAGTGCTTTGAGTGCAATCCAGCTCAAAGAGTTTGAGCAACGCTACCAGCAACTTCTCAAGCAAGGTTTCCAGGACAACCCTATGCCTCCAACGGTTCTAGAGAAACCAAAATCTAGAGGTCGTCCCAAGCAAAATCCACCCAGGAATTTACTCAATCGGCTCTCCAATCAATCAGCCGTTCTTGCTTTTATGTACGACTTTCGCGTGCCATTTGATAATAATCAGGCAGAGCGGGATGTATGCATGATGAAGTTGAGGCAGAAGATCTCTGGAGGCTTTCGCTCCCTGGAAGGGGCTCGCTTATTTTATCGCATTCGTGGTTATCGTTCTACCTTGAGGAAGCAAGGCATTGAGGTGTTAGATGCCCTCAAACAACTATTTGAAGGAAACCCTATCTTCCCTAGTCTTCAACCTGAGTAG
- a CDS encoding tetratricopeptide repeat protein yields the protein MLPRHVICLSATLICILGGCPPATIAQFIPQTASTSINAENALQQGLSQAEQGNYEAAIAAYTQALRLNPTRAAAFYQRGVARFYLRQTLPALNDYNQALQRDPNFADAYIARGIVRYELGGTPGAIEDFTQAIRLQPRHATAYYYRGIASLDPKLPTSNPERLRSAIADFTQAIQLDPSFVDAYSYQGLSHYRLRDLPAAKDDFSQVIQLNPGDDWAYYRRGLIRSELQDYSGAIADYDQAIRLNPDWNPFVYRDRGKTRKYLGLAGAEEDFATFQQIYPLIFGTSASSRPSENPDVYYQQGIELLKRGMKREAKKRFERAVALYQSRGNVSGRTRAMQQLKKTK from the coding sequence ATGCTTCCGCGTCACGTCATCTGCTTATCAGCGACTTTGATTTGCATCCTGGGAGGTTGCCCTCCCGCTACTATTGCTCAATTTATACCTCAGACGGCTTCCACTTCCATCAACGCTGAGAACGCTCTGCAGCAAGGATTGAGTCAGGCAGAGCAGGGCAACTATGAGGCAGCGATCGCTGCCTACACTCAGGCATTGCGCCTGAATCCAACCCGTGCCGCTGCCTTCTACCAGCGAGGAGTTGCTCGCTTTTATCTACGGCAAACTCTGCCTGCCTTAAATGATTACAATCAGGCGCTTCAGCGTGATCCAAATTTTGCTGATGCCTACATTGCTCGTGGTATCGTGCGCTATGAGTTAGGAGGCACTCCAGGCGCAATCGAGGATTTCACGCAGGCAATTCGGTTACAGCCCAGGCATGCTACCGCCTACTATTACCGCGGCATTGCCTCTTTAGATCCCAAGCTGCCAACCTCGAATCCAGAACGGCTGCGATCGGCGATCGCCGACTTCACGCAGGCAATTCAACTCGACCCCAGCTTTGTCGATGCTTACAGCTACCAGGGGCTATCTCACTATCGCCTTAGAGACCTGCCCGCTGCTAAAGATGATTTTAGCCAGGTGATTCAACTCAATCCAGGGGATGACTGGGCTTACTATCGACGCGGGTTGATTCGCAGCGAGCTGCAGGACTATTCAGGAGCTATTGCTGACTACGACCAAGCGATTCGGCTAAATCCAGACTGGAATCCATTTGTTTACCGTGATCGTGGTAAGACGCGCAAGTACTTGGGGCTTGCCGGAGCAGAGGAAGATTTCGCCACTTTCCAACAGATATATCCCTTAATTTTTGGTACCAGTGCTTCCTCCAGACCCTCTGAAAATCCAGACGTATACTATCAGCAGGGAATTGAACTGCTCAAGCGAGGCATGAAACGAGAAGCCAAAAAACGATTTGAGCGAGCGGTCGCCCTCTATCAAAGCCGAGGAAATGTTTCTGGGCGCACTAGGGCAATGCAGCAATTGAAAAAAACTAAGTAA
- a CDS encoding restriction endonuclease subunit S translates to MSNELIELPEGWQWAEFADVTTNYDGTRIPVSSSDRQNRQGDFPYYGASGIIDYVDDYIFEGEYLLIAEDGANLLSRSTPIAFNANGKFWVNNHAHVVQVIKDLVLNSYLRDYINSTDLRFYISGSAQPKLNQKNLNRIPIPLPPLDEQKRIVAKIEELRDRHQRAKQALEAIPELCDRFRQSVLAAAFRGDLTADWREENPDIETAQELVERTTAQLTSGKTTGRAATINIIPGRAALSVGDPQTAVPKNWCRVPLLKIARLESGHTPSRKHPEYWDGDIAWLGIADAREHHGKHIFDTCQHTNEKGLENSAARLLPKHTVCLSRTASVGYVVIMGKPMATSQDFVNWICSDALLPDFLMYALLAENEHLLKFGKGTTHTTIYFPEAKSFHITLPPLEEQKEIIRRIGLFLKAIYKVEQEYKIAQPHLDHLNQSILAKAFRGELVEQDPNDEPASVLLERIRAEREKADNGKKTKGRQAKQLKLEV, encoded by the coding sequence ATGAGTAACGAATTGATTGAACTGCCTGAAGGTTGGCAATGGGCAGAATTTGCAGATGTCACCACCAACTATGATGGTACAAGAATCCCAGTAAGTAGCTCAGATCGGCAAAATAGGCAGGGGGATTTTCCTTACTATGGAGCCTCTGGAATTATTGACTATGTTGATGATTACATTTTTGAAGGAGAGTACTTACTAATTGCCGAGGATGGAGCAAACTTGTTGAGCCGCTCAACTCCAATTGCATTTAATGCTAATGGCAAGTTTTGGGTAAATAACCACGCTCATGTTGTTCAAGTAATTAAAGATTTAGTATTAAATTCTTATCTACGAGATTATATTAACTCGACCGATTTAAGGTTTTATATATCTGGTTCAGCACAACCTAAACTAAATCAAAAAAACCTTAATCGGATTCCCATTCCTCTTCCGCCTCTTGATGAGCAGAAGCGGATTGTTGCCAAGATTGAGGAGTTGCGCGATCGCCATCAACGTGCAAAACAAGCCCTTGAAGCCATTCCAGAATTGTGCGATCGCTTCCGTCAATCTGTCCTTGCTGCTGCCTTCCGAGGCGATTTAACAGCCGACTGGCGCGAAGAAAACCCAGATATTGAAACTGCTCAAGAGTTGGTAGAACGTACTACGGCTCAGCTCACCTCTGGTAAAACAACAGGACGCGCAGCAACGATCAATATCATTCCGGGACGCGCAGCATTGAGTGTTGGAGATCCCCAAACAGCAGTTCCTAAAAACTGGTGTAGAGTCCCTTTACTTAAAATTGCTCGCTTAGAGAGTGGTCATACTCCAAGTAGGAAGCATCCAGAATACTGGGACGGGGATATAGCCTGGCTCGGGATTGCCGATGCACGTGAACATCATGGCAAACACATTTTCGATACATGTCAGCATACTAATGAAAAAGGTTTAGAAAATTCAGCAGCTAGGCTGCTCCCAAAACACACAGTTTGTTTATCAAGGACTGCATCAGTAGGCTATGTTGTGATCATGGGAAAGCCAATGGCAACTAGCCAAGATTTCGTGAATTGGATTTGTAGTGATGCCTTGCTTCCCGACTTTCTTATGTACGCCCTTCTCGCCGAGAATGAACATCTATTGAAATTTGGTAAGGGAACAACTCACACAACAATATATTTTCCAGAAGCTAAATCCTTTCACATTACTTTGCCTCCTCTAGAAGAACAGAAAGAGATCATTAGGAGGATTGGTCTATTTCTTAAGGCAATTTATAAAGTTGAGCAGGAGTATAAAATTGCTCAACCCCATCTCGATCACCTCAATCAATCCATTCTCGCCAAAGCTTTCCGGGGTGAACTCGTTGAGCAAGACCCCAACGATGAACCTGCATCGGTTTTACTTGAGCGCATCCGAGCCGAGCGCGAGAAGGCAGACAACGGCAAAAAGACCAAAGGTAGACAAGCGAAGCAACTCAAGCTGGAGGTGTGA
- a CDS encoding nucleotidyltransferase family protein, protein MYNLDLDLQQIIRDRLHISLSDIEAYCQRWQITEFALFGSVLRDDFRSDSDVDVLITFAPSRRWSLFDLMEMQRELETAFERKVDLVQKKELKNPYRRANILKTHRVVYAN, encoded by the coding sequence ATGTATAATCTTGACCTTGATTTACAGCAAATAATCCGCGATCGCCTCCACATCTCTCTATCAGATATCGAGGCGTACTGTCAGCGTTGGCAGATTACTGAGTTTGCGCTGTTTGGCTCGGTGTTACGAGATGACTTTCGCTCCGATAGTGATGTCGATGTTTTAATTACTTTTGCACCGAGTCGGCGATGGAGTTTGTTTGATTTGATGGAGATGCAAAGGGAACTGGAAACAGCATTTGAGCGCAAGGTTGATCTAGTTCAGAAAAAAGAGTTAAAGAACCCCTATCGTCGAGCCAATATCTTAAAGACCCATCGAGTAGTTTATGCAAATTAA
- a CDS encoding Precorrin-3B methylase, protein MAKEERPLSGPELVQEVCRRIRVARSYWDAHNNAACRRERDRALALYNTLTPEQKDQIPQVLRVWLRYRSEKYFGAHRTPPQKQQKKRSR, encoded by the coding sequence GTGGCAAAAGAAGAACGTCCCCTATCCGGGCCAGAACTCGTCCAAGAAGTGTGCCGTCGCATTCGAGTTGCTAGAAGCTACTGGGATGCTCACAACAATGCTGCCTGCCGCCGAGAACGCGATCGCGCCCTAGCTCTCTACAACACCCTGACTCCCGAGCAAAAAGACCAAATCCCCCAAGTCCTACGAGTCTGGCTCCGCTATCGCAGCGAAAAGTACTTCGGCGCTCACCGCACTCCACCCCAGAAACAGCAAAAGAAGCGATCGCGCTAG
- a CDS encoding DUF86 domain-containing protein, whose protein sequence is MQINDRDAASLWDMAQAIRRILEFTQNSSLEDYLNSIFMQSAVERQFEILGEAARRISLEFQQLHPEIDWSNIIGLRNVIAHRYEQVNQENLWQIIEALLPGLLVHIEGLLPPLPEEDSL, encoded by the coding sequence ATGCAAATTAATGATCGCGATGCCGCTTCTCTGTGGGATATGGCGCAGGCGATTCGGCGGATTTTAGAGTTTACCCAAAATTCTTCGCTGGAAGACTATTTAAACAGCATTTTTATGCAAAGTGCGGTGGAGCGCCAGTTTGAAATTTTAGGAGAAGCTGCCCGCCGGATATCACTAGAGTTTCAACAACTACATCCAGAGATTGATTGGAGCAACATCATTGGGCTAAGAAATGTAATTGCTCACCGCTATGAGCAGGTCAACCAGGAAAACTTGTGGCAGATTATTGAAGCGCTTTTACCTGGTTTACTGGTACATATTGAAGGGTTATTACCACCTCTCCCAGAGGAAGATTCACTTTAA